The following are encoded in a window of Candidatus Eisenbacteria bacterium genomic DNA:
- a CDS encoding MFS transporter, whose amino-acid sequence MSLLPDSPALAALRHRNFRLLWFGQLASTAGSMMQNAALLWHVSLLVPPHKRGLALGLVGLVRVVPIVGFSMVSGVLADALDRRRLMLVTQTGMALAAGTLAWLAFSGARSPWPLYVLAAVGSAFGSFDGPARHSLIPTLVPREDLPNALALNSLMFQAASVVGPAAGGIVIAALGVGWAYLLNALSFLCVIGALLLMREVPGRGPGHSPDISLRAAREGFAFVFRTPLIRSTMLLDFVATFFASATALLPIYAQDILRVGAHGYGLLAAAPSAGALLMSLVLAPAIPHIDRRGRVLLWAVAGYGLATIAFGVSRSFALTFACLAVTGAADTVSTVIRNIVRQLTTPDAMRGRMTSVNMMFFMGGPQLGELEAGLVANAWGAPISVVTGGIGCLLATGWIAARTPELRAHRREETTG is encoded by the coding sequence ATGTCCCTGCTCCCCGATTCGCCGGCGCTGGCCGCGCTGCGCCATCGCAACTTCCGGCTGCTCTGGTTCGGCCAGCTCGCCTCCACGGCCGGCTCGATGATGCAGAACGCCGCGCTGCTGTGGCACGTCTCGCTGCTCGTTCCGCCGCACAAGCGCGGCCTCGCCCTCGGCCTGGTGGGGCTCGTCCGCGTCGTGCCGATCGTCGGCTTTTCGATGGTCAGCGGCGTGCTGGCCGACGCCCTCGACCGCCGCCGGCTCATGCTGGTCACGCAGACGGGTATGGCCCTCGCGGCGGGCACGCTCGCCTGGCTGGCCTTCTCGGGCGCGCGCTCGCCCTGGCCGCTCTACGTGCTCGCGGCCGTCGGCTCGGCCTTCGGCTCGTTCGACGGCCCCGCGCGCCATTCGCTCATCCCGACGCTGGTGCCGCGCGAGGACCTGCCCAACGCGCTGGCGCTCAACTCGCTCATGTTCCAGGCCGCCTCGGTCGTGGGCCCCGCCGCGGGCGGGATCGTGATCGCCGCGCTGGGCGTCGGCTGGGCGTACCTGCTCAACGCGCTGTCGTTCCTGTGCGTGATCGGCGCGTTGCTGCTGATGCGCGAGGTGCCGGGGCGCGGGCCGGGACATTCGCCCGACATCAGCCTGCGCGCCGCGCGCGAAGGTTTCGCGTTCGTGTTCCGCACGCCGCTCATCCGCTCCACCATGCTGCTCGATTTCGTGGCCACGTTCTTCGCCTCGGCGACCGCGCTGCTGCCGATCTACGCGCAGGACATCCTGCGCGTCGGCGCGCACGGCTACGGCCTGCTCGCGGCCGCGCCGTCGGCGGGCGCGCTGCTCATGAGCCTCGTGCTCGCGCCGGCCATTCCGCACATCGACCGCCGCGGCCGGGTCCTTCTGTGGGCGGTGGCCGGCTACGGGCTCGCGACCATCGCCTTCGGCGTCTCGCGCTCGTTCGCGCTCACGTTCGCGTGCCTCGCCGTCACCGGCGCGGCCGACACCGTGAGCACGGTGATCCGCAACATCGTCCGCCAGCTCACGACCCCCGACGCGATGCGCGGGCGCATGACGAGCGTGAACATGATGTTCTTCATGGGCGGGCCGCAGCTCGGCGAGCTCGAGGCGGGCCTGGTGGCGAACGCCTGGGGCGCGCCGATCTCGGTGGTGACGGGCGGCATCGGCTGCCTGCTCGCGACCGGCTGGATCGCGGCGCGCACGCCCGAGCTGCGCGCCCACCGCCGGGAGGAGACGACCGGCTGA